In a genomic window of Brassica rapa cultivar Chiifu-401-42 chromosome A10, CAAS_Brap_v3.01, whole genome shotgun sequence:
- the LOC103845829 gene encoding probable receptor-like protein kinase At5g18500: MGSGLNDALSRKYSGLELWEIIVIVLSAIFVLVLAISLYLTFRRKNSRSSSSSNQLPVSHQLPPTVSEEIKEIRVDEVSSSNGGGGNGYPSISEKFGHKEPEKGIVVADSENGDSSRSGSFNHLEKKDGSSVSSANPMTAPSPLSGLPEFSHLGWGHWFTLRDLQMATNQFSRDNIIGDGGYGVVYRGNLVNGSPVAVKKLLNNLGQADKDFRVEVEAIGHVRHKNLVRLLGYCMEGTQRMLVYEYVNNGNLEQWLRGDNQNHEYLTWEARLKILIGTAKALAYLHEAIEPKVVHRDIKSSNILIDDKFNSKISDFGLAKLLGADKSFITTRVMGTFGYVAPEYANSGLLNEKSDVYSFGVVLLEAITGRYPVDYARPPPEVHLVEWLKMMVQQRRSEEVIDPNLNTKPSTSALKRTLLTALRCVDPMSEKRPRMSQVARMLESEEYPIPREDRRRRKSENGPTRESDPPRNSTDTDKSEFQEPKA, encoded by the exons TTTAAACGATGCATTATCTAGGAAGTACAGTGGTTTGGAGCTTTGGGAGATCATAGTGATTGTTCTCTCTGCAATATTCGTTTTAGTGTTGGCTATATCACTATATCTTACTTTCAGAAGGAAAAACTctagatcttcttcttcttctaatcaACTCCCTGTAAGCCACCAGCTTCCTCCTACTGTGTCCGaagagattaaagagattagagtagacGAAGTTTCATCAAGCAATGGTGGTGGTGGCAATGGATATCCTTCCATTAGTGAGAAGTTTGGGCACAAAGAGCCTGAAAAAGGGATAGTAGTAGCAGATTCAGAGAATGGTGATAGCAGCAGGTCAGGCTCGTTTAATCACTTGGAGAAGAAAGATGGATCAAGTGTGTCTTCTGCTAATCCTATGACTGCTCCTTCTCCTTTGTCTGGTCTTCCTGAGTTTTCTCATTTAGGATGGGGACATTGGTTTACTCTCAGAGATCTTCAGATGGCTACGAATCAGTTCTCGAGGGATAACATAATTGGTGATGGTGGGTATGGAGTTGTGTACCGTGGTAACCTTGTTAATGGTTCTCCTGTTGCGGTTAAAAAGTTGCTCAACAATCT AGGACAAGCTGACAAAGACTTCAGAGTAGAGGTTGAAGCTATAGGTCACGTTCGCCATAAAAACTTGGTTCGTCTTCTTGGATATTGCATGGAAGGAACGCAGAG GATGCTGGTGTATGAGTATGTTAACAATGGAAACTTGGAGCAATGGCTACGTGGAGACAATCAAAACCACGAGTATCTAACTTGGGAGGCACGGTTAAAGATTCTTATTGGAACAGCCAAAGC GCTTGCTTACCTTCACGAGGCGATTGAGCCAAAAGTGGTGCACAGAGACATAAAGTCAAGCAACATTCTGATTGATGACAAATTCAATTCTAAAATTTCTGACTTTGGACTTGCCAAGCTGCTTGGTGCTGATAAAAGTTTTATAACTACTAGAGTTATGGGTACCTTTGG GTATGTAGCTCCAGAGTATGCCAACTCTGGTCTTCTGAATGAGAAAAGTGATGTCTATAGCTTTGGTGTTGTACTATTGGAAGCTATAACTGGTAGATATCCTGTAGACTATGCTCGCCCACCACCTGAG GTACATTTGGTGGAATGGCTGAAGATGATGGTCCAACAGAGACGATCAGAAGAAGTGATTGACCCAAACCTCAACACAAAACCATCTACCAGTGCATTGAAAAGAACACTCTTGACTGCTTTGAGATGTGTTGATCCCATGTCTGAGAAACGACCAAGGATGAGCCAAGTTGCACGTATGCTTGAATCAGAGGAGTACCCAATTCCTAGAGAG GATAGAAGAAGACGAAAGAGTGAGAATGGACCAACAAGAGAGTCAGATCCTCCTAGGAACAGCACAGACACTGACAAGAGCGAGTTCCAAGAACCAAAAGCCTGA